From Virgibacillus ihumii, the proteins below share one genomic window:
- the narI gene encoding respiratory nitrate reductase subunit gamma, protein MTGIFWWVIFPYVTLAIMVFGLLYRFTFRQLTWAAPSTEFFEKKWLRLGSPLFHWGIVFAFIGHIMGIVIPMSFYETLGISNHLYHMGAVYGGGLAGIATVAGLVILLIRKIVIDPIRIHATFADFFSVVALLIVAGIGTYMTVFGNFTPEEFDYRSAIGPWFRSLFVFNPQYQVMTGIPFVFKLHTLTAFGLFASIPFTRLIHFYSIPITYPTRAPQQYRSRAQYKKVK, encoded by the coding sequence ATGACCGGGATTTTCTGGTGGGTTATCTTTCCTTACGTAACACTGGCTATCATGGTTTTCGGTCTGTTATATCGCTTTACATTTCGACAATTAACATGGGCAGCACCATCAACGGAGTTTTTTGAAAAAAAATGGCTCCGGCTTGGTTCACCTCTTTTTCATTGGGGTATTGTATTCGCATTTATAGGTCATATAATGGGAATTGTGATCCCGATGAGCTTTTATGAAACGCTGGGGATTTCTAATCATTTGTATCATATGGGCGCAGTATACGGGGGCGGACTTGCCGGTATCGCAACAGTGGCCGGTCTGGTTATTTTGCTCATTCGTAAAATAGTAATTGATCCGATAAGAATTCATGCAACATTTGCAGATTTCTTTTCTGTTGTCGCGCTGCTGATTGTAGCCGGAATCGGAACGTACATGACTGTTTTTGGAAACTTCACACCTGAGGAATTTGATTATCGTTCAGCAATTGGACCATGGTTCAGAAGTTTATTCGTCTTCAATCCGCAATATCAGGTTATGACAGGTATTCCGTTCGTCTTTAAACTGCATACCTTAACGGCCTTTGGACTTTTTGCTTCAATACCGTTCACAAGATTGATTCATTTTTACAGTATACCGATAACATACCCAACCAGAGCACCACAACAGTATAGATCAAGAGCTCAATACAAAAAAGTAAAATAA
- a CDS encoding glycoside hydrolase family 13 protein encodes MQKAWWKESVVYQIYPRSFNDSNGDGIGDIRGIIQKLDYLQKLGIDVIWLSPVYQSPNDDNGYDISDYQSIMDEFGTMEDFDEMLREAHKRDIKIMMDLVVNHTSDEHAWFLESRSSKDSQKRDYYIWKDAKDGKEPTNWESSFSGSAWQYDTTTDQYFLHLFSKKQPDLNWENETLRQEIYDMMTWWLDKGIDGFRMDVINFISKDQNYSDGKVKNGKKYASGSDYFRDGPRIHEFLQEMNQKVLSHYDIITVGEMPGVNTEQAKLYTGEDRNELNMVFHFEHMGLGDGDNGKWSHLPWKLTELKEIMTKWQKELEEEGWNSLYWNNHDQPRVVSRFGNDEEYREKSAKMLAACMHMMKGTPYIYQGEEIGMTNVHFPDITDYQDIETLNMYREQVEEYGKDPEEVLKSIYARGRDNARTPVQWDNTEHAGFTDGTPWIKVNRNYNEINAKQALSDPNSIFYFYKKLIELRKQYDVIVYGSYELLLPDSEAIYAYTRSLGDEKLLILCNFTGEKQPCELPEELVNPSKEMLITNDAEAESRNFQSITLNPYEASVYRLR; translated from the coding sequence TTTCGCCTGTCTATCAGTCGCCCAACGATGATAACGGCTATGACATCAGCGATTATCAGTCGATTATGGATGAGTTCGGTACGATGGAAGATTTCGATGAGATGCTTAGGGAAGCTCATAAGCGCGATATTAAAATAATGATGGACCTTGTTGTTAATCATACTTCAGATGAACATGCCTGGTTTCTTGAATCACGATCTTCAAAAGACAGCCAAAAGCGGGACTATTACATATGGAAGGATGCAAAAGACGGCAAAGAACCAACAAACTGGGAATCCTCGTTCAGCGGTTCTGCATGGCAATACGATACAACGACAGATCAATATTTTCTGCACCTATTCAGTAAAAAACAACCCGATCTCAATTGGGAGAACGAAACACTAAGGCAGGAAATTTACGACATGATGACCTGGTGGCTTGATAAAGGTATTGACGGTTTTCGTATGGACGTGATTAATTTTATTTCAAAGGACCAAAACTACTCTGACGGTAAAGTGAAGAATGGAAAAAAATATGCTTCAGGGTCTGACTATTTCAGGGATGGTCCGCGTATCCATGAATTCTTGCAGGAAATGAATCAGAAGGTGTTGTCACATTACGATATTATTACTGTGGGAGAAATGCCCGGGGTAAACACGGAACAGGCAAAACTTTATACCGGTGAGGACCGCAATGAACTGAACATGGTTTTTCATTTTGAACACATGGGACTGGGTGACGGCGATAATGGAAAATGGAGCCACTTGCCGTGGAAACTGACTGAGCTCAAGGAAATCATGACAAAATGGCAAAAGGAACTCGAAGAAGAAGGCTGGAACAGTCTTTATTGGAATAACCATGACCAGCCCCGTGTTGTCTCGCGTTTCGGCAACGACGAGGAATACCGCGAGAAATCGGCAAAAATGCTCGCAGCCTGTATGCACATGATGAAAGGCACGCCCTACATTTATCAGGGTGAAGAGATAGGGATGACAAATGTGCATTTTCCGGATATAACGGATTACCAAGATATTGAAACCTTGAACATGTACCGTGAACAGGTTGAAGAGTATGGAAAAGATCCTGAAGAGGTGCTGAAATCGATTTATGCAAGAGGACGGGATAATGCCCGGACACCAGTTCAGTGGGATAATACAGAACATGCCGGATTTACAGATGGCACCCCCTGGATCAAGGTGAATCGGAATTACAATGAGATTAACGCAAAACAGGCGTTGAGTGATCCAAATTCCATCTTTTATTTTTATAAAAAACTAATTGAACTGAGAAAACAGTATGATGTAATTGTTTACGGCAGCTATGAACTTCTTCTTCCTGATAGTGAGGCGATCTATGCTTACACGAGAAGCCTGGGGGATGAAAAGCTTCTCATCTTGTGTAACTTTACGGGAGAAAAGCAGCCCTGTGAGCTTCCGGAAGAACTCGTTAATCCCTCGAAGGAGATGTTAATTACAAATGATGCGGAGGCTGAGAGCCGCAACTTCCAATCAATTACATTAAACCCTTATGAAGCATCCGTTTATCGGCTGCGGTAA
- the narJ gene encoding nitrate reductase molybdenum cofactor assembly chaperone has protein sequence MNDQDRTLLIIGSRLLAYPDENFIKEQIDIQDCVQDNITSEELKKELNKTLKALHSLSPEELKQTYVATFDLKAKHGLYLTAHEFGDSSKRGAGLIKLQNIISNAGFERVDEELADYLPMLFEFLAVAPDNQENERLLRRLAAALKRILSSMPLDSPYYDILHILAVYVFPEPTKEEIDKLEFEREEADLEELPYPIMYK, from the coding sequence ATGAACGACCAAGACCGTACCTTACTCATTATCGGTTCCCGGCTATTGGCTTATCCAGATGAAAATTTTATAAAAGAACAAATAGATATTCAGGATTGTGTACAGGATAATATTACATCGGAGGAACTGAAAAAAGAATTAAACAAAACACTAAAAGCTTTACACAGTTTATCACCGGAGGAACTGAAACAAACCTATGTTGCAACTTTCGATCTGAAGGCAAAACACGGGTTATATCTTACCGCGCATGAATTCGGTGACAGCAGTAAGCGTGGTGCAGGGTTAATTAAGCTGCAAAATATCATCAGTAATGCTGGCTTTGAACGGGTGGATGAAGAACTGGCAGATTATTTACCAATGTTATTTGAATTCCTGGCTGTTGCACCAGACAACCAGGAAAATGAACGATTATTAAGAAGGTTGGCTGCAGCGTTAAAAAGAATACTCAGCAGCATGCCGCTTGACAGTCCATACTATGATATACTGCATATTTTAGCCGTTTATGTTTTTCCGGAACCAACTAAAGAAGAAATTGATAAACTTGAATTTGAAAGGGAAGAAGCGGATTTGGAAGAATTGCCGTACCCGATTATGTACAAATGA
- a CDS encoding citrate/2-methylcitrate synthase, producing MNTRGLKDVIVAETRISDINGSQGKLSYRGLHIEEIIDNYSFEETAFFLLYDRIPNANKLTAFDLDLKAERNLPEQLKIILDTIPTHTPMMDVLRTGISALSDSKAIRLIAIIPTIIAYRFRKINQLPEIKPSRNLKHSENFIYMLTGTVNETKAKILESYMIMTMEHGMNASTFSARVTISTQSDLTAAVTSALETMKGPLHGGAPSGVIKLLDEIATEDRIYNVIQSKLQNNERIMGFGHRVYKTFDPRSEALKTTLLKLEEKPDWIELALKTEIKTVNMLREYKPNQALYTNVEYYAAAIMKSLDLDSSLFTAIFSASRIVGWCAHAIEQADNNTIFRPSVKYIG from the coding sequence ATGAACACCCGTGGATTAAAAGATGTAATTGTAGCTGAAACAAGAATTAGTGATATTAATGGCAGTCAAGGTAAATTATCATATCGCGGACTGCATATTGAAGAAATAATTGACAATTATTCATTTGAGGAAACAGCTTTCTTTTTGCTATACGATCGAATACCGAATGCAAATAAGTTAACCGCATTTGATTTAGACTTAAAAGCTGAACGCAATCTGCCGGAGCAATTAAAGATTATACTTGATACGATACCAACACATACCCCAATGATGGATGTATTACGGACCGGGATTTCAGCCTTGTCGGATAGTAAAGCCATACGTTTGATCGCCATTATACCAACCATTATTGCATATCGCTTCCGTAAAATTAATCAACTACCGGAGATTAAACCTAGTCGCAATTTAAAACACTCAGAAAATTTTATCTATATGTTAACTGGAACTGTTAATGAAACAAAAGCAAAAATACTTGAATCTTATATGATTATGACGATGGAACACGGCATGAATGCATCCACATTCTCAGCCAGGGTTACAATTTCAACACAAAGTGATCTGACCGCAGCAGTTACAAGTGCCTTAGAAACGATGAAAGGACCATTACATGGCGGCGCGCCATCGGGCGTTATTAAATTACTCGACGAAATCGCTACTGAAGACAGAATCTATAACGTTATACAAAGTAAATTACAGAATAATGAGCGCATCATGGGTTTTGGCCATCGTGTCTATAAAACGTTTGATCCGCGCTCAGAAGCTTTAAAAACAACATTACTGAAACTGGAAGAAAAACCGGATTGGATTGAGTTAGCATTAAAAACAGAGATAAAAACCGTAAACATGTTGCGTGAATATAAACCAAATCAGGCACTGTATACAAATGTCGAATATTATGCAGCTGCTATAATGAAATCACTGGATTTAGATTCATCTTTATTCACAGCCATATTCAGTGCAAGCCGAATTGTCGGATGGTGTGCACATGCAATAGAACAAGCTGATAACAATACAATTTTCAGGCCGTCAGTTAAATATATTGGTTAA
- a CDS encoding FAD-dependent oxidoreductase, which translates to MTENIHIPQFPESYWRDSIELPSFPRLQDSVKTDVGIVGGGITGITAAYLLAKEGLKVTLIDAGLLLKGTTGHTTAKITAQHGLIYDEFSRHFGAEQASKYHQANMEAKQLIEKLVEQHKIKCNYQQEDAYIYATSEQYQEKLETEKKAYDELGISGELTNSIPLGLSIKSALCMEKQAQFHPLKYLKAIAKEAEKNGAVFYENTTAVDVEYNKHPAIVTRDGKRITCRYVIQASHYPFYDGQGFYPTRMYAERAYIVAVKTPEKFPGGMYINAESPSRSIRSAQMDGKEMWLFAGENHKTGQGQSTMQHYDALQQFAEEKFGITDYVYRWSAQDLTTLDKMPYIGPVTRGENSVFVATGFRKWGMTNGTIAASILSDRILEKENPYAEIYSPSRFQADPAIRKFMRTNADVAKHLIKGKLEYTNNNIDELTPDNAITTRINGMRAGVYMDKERNLHAVDTTCKHLGCETHWNSGDRTWDCPCHGSRYSYTGEVLNGPANEPLNRVEID; encoded by the coding sequence GTGACTGAGAATATTCACATCCCGCAGTTTCCTGAATCTTACTGGAGGGATTCAATTGAACTTCCATCATTCCCAAGACTTCAGGATTCTGTCAAAACTGATGTTGGTATTGTAGGGGGTGGAATCACAGGAATAACTGCAGCATATTTACTTGCAAAAGAAGGTTTAAAGGTGACTTTAATTGATGCCGGATTACTCCTAAAGGGAACTACCGGTCATACGACAGCCAAAATCACAGCCCAGCATGGACTTATTTATGATGAATTTTCCCGGCATTTCGGGGCTGAGCAGGCATCAAAATATCATCAGGCAAATATGGAAGCAAAACAATTAATCGAAAAATTAGTTGAACAGCATAAAATTAAATGTAATTACCAGCAGGAAGATGCATACATTTATGCTACGTCCGAGCAGTACCAAGAGAAACTGGAAACAGAGAAAAAAGCATATGATGAACTGGGTATCTCCGGGGAGTTAACCAACAGCATCCCGCTTGGACTTTCGATAAAAAGTGCACTTTGCATGGAGAAACAGGCACAGTTTCATCCATTAAAATACTTAAAGGCAATTGCAAAAGAAGCAGAGAAGAATGGTGCAGTGTTTTATGAAAATACGACCGCAGTCGATGTAGAGTACAATAAGCATCCTGCTATCGTAACACGTGATGGCAAACGCATAACTTGCCGTTATGTAATCCAAGCTTCACACTATCCGTTTTACGATGGCCAGGGTTTTTATCCAACCAGAATGTACGCGGAACGGGCATATATCGTTGCAGTCAAAACGCCTGAAAAATTCCCGGGTGGTATGTATATAAATGCTGAATCACCCTCACGATCAATTCGTTCCGCACAGATGGATGGAAAAGAAATGTGGCTGTTTGCAGGAGAAAACCACAAAACCGGACAAGGACAATCCACGATGCAGCATTATGATGCATTACAACAATTTGCGGAAGAAAAATTCGGCATCACGGACTATGTATACCGCTGGTCAGCGCAGGATTTAACAACACTGGATAAAATGCCGTATATCGGGCCGGTAACTAGAGGTGAGAATTCAGTTTTTGTCGCCACGGGCTTTCGTAAATGGGGAATGACAAACGGAACAATTGCCGCCAGTATTTTAAGTGATCGTATTTTGGAAAAGGAAAATCCGTATGCTGAAATATATAGTCCTTCCAGATTTCAAGCCGACCCTGCCATTCGTAAATTTATGCGTACGAATGCGGATGTAGCAAAACATTTAATAAAAGGAAAACTTGAGTACACCAACAACAATATTGACGAACTTACACCTGATAATGCGATTACAACCCGAATAAATGGAATGCGCGCCGGCGTTTATATGGATAAAGAACGTAACTTACATGCAGTCGATACAACTTGTAAGCACCTTGGCTGTGAAACACACTGGAATTCCGGTGATCGTACATGGGATTGCCCTTGTCATGGCTCACGATATTCGTACACAGGAGAAGTACTGAATGGTCCGGCCAATGAACCATTGAATAGAGTTGAAATTGATTAA
- a CDS encoding LysR family transcriptional regulator, whose amino-acid sequence MDMRLLKTFIMAAEYENFRIVSEKLYITQPAVTFQIRQLEKEIGNKLFLKHGRQIQLTEIGRLFYKEALKLVNQYETSMTLIGNYQQGFTKSIRIAISPLLADTVLPAIFREYTKRNSNVVLSIQVIESNDINDAVENDEADIGLSCLPGSSNINTVKFHEESISLVCSHDGYDLESGPVLEARKLLENNVIFTDNHPVYWRALKEQLKATLHTFKFIKITQSHIAKRFVLEGIGISFLPKSIINRELLEGRLLEVPVPILELPKACMYILYKYDHEKESDFVRFVSNFHLG is encoded by the coding sequence ATGGACATGCGCTTATTAAAAACATTTATTATGGCAGCTGAATACGAAAACTTTAGAATTGTATCTGAAAAGTTATATATAACCCAGCCTGCCGTAACTTTTCAAATACGCCAGTTGGAGAAGGAAATCGGTAATAAGTTATTTTTGAAACATGGCCGACAGATTCAATTAACTGAAATTGGGCGGTTATTTTACAAAGAGGCATTAAAATTGGTCAATCAATATGAAACCAGTATGACACTGATTGGTAACTATCAGCAGGGATTTACAAAATCGATTCGGATTGCAATTTCACCACTGCTTGCCGATACGGTGCTGCCGGCTATTTTTCGGGAATATACGAAACGTAATTCCAATGTGGTGTTATCAATACAGGTTATTGAATCAAATGATATAAATGATGCTGTTGAAAATGATGAAGCGGATATTGGGCTGTCCTGTTTACCAGGGTCTTCAAATATTAATACTGTAAAATTTCATGAAGAATCTATAAGCCTGGTATGCAGTCATGATGGATACGATCTTGAATCGGGACCTGTTCTTGAAGCAAGAAAGTTGCTTGAGAATAATGTTATTTTCACGGATAATCACCCTGTTTATTGGAGGGCTCTTAAGGAACAATTGAAAGCAACCTTGCATACTTTTAAATTTATAAAAATTACACAGTCGCACATCGCAAAGCGATTTGTGCTTGAAGGCATTGGCATCAGTTTTTTGCCTAAATCTATTATTAATCGGGAATTGCTCGAGGGCAGATTGTTGGAAGTTCCAGTTCCAATTCTGGAGCTTCCAAAAGCATGTATGTATATTCTTTATAAATACGATCATGAGAAGGAAAGTGATTTTGTACGTTTTGTATCGAATTTTCATCTTGGCTAA
- the narH gene encoding nitrate reductase subunit beta, which produces MRIKAQVAMVMHLDKCIGCHTCSVTCKNTWTNRPGTEYMWFNNVETRPGVGYPKRWEDTDHFKGGWVLKNGKLQLKAGGPITKLMNIFYNPDMASMDDYYEPWTYDYQNLIHSPKGDNLPVGRPQSAITGEYIDKPEWGPNWDDDLAGGSETVSKDPTVEKLQEHISMQYEKTFMMYLPRICEHCLNPSCVASCPSGALYKRDEDGIVLVDQEACRGWRFCMSGCPYHKVYYNWNTHKAEKCNFCYPRTEAGLPTICSETCVGRIRYIGVVLYDADKVKDAASVEDPQDLYEAQLSVFQDPFDPEVIKEAKKAGINDEWIESAQNSPVYKMALKWKIALPLHPEYRTLPMVWYVPPLSPIMNHITNEDELDTDGYIPAVNQMRIPVQYLASILAADDTDVIRKVLLKLTAMRVHMRGKTVGGIDEFRQSELLNEANTTPEEIEDMARLLGIAKYNERFVIPTGRREMDGDALYYEQGACSLEDLAPPEGVVTYPFGKGVRQ; this is translated from the coding sequence TTGAGAATTAAAGCACAAGTCGCAATGGTGATGCACTTGGACAAATGTATCGGCTGTCACACTTGTTCAGTAACTTGTAAAAATACATGGACAAATCGTCCGGGTACAGAATACATGTGGTTCAATAATGTTGAAACACGTCCCGGTGTGGGCTATCCAAAACGTTGGGAAGACACTGATCATTTTAAAGGCGGTTGGGTTCTGAAGAACGGAAAACTGCAGCTTAAAGCCGGCGGACCAATCACCAAGCTGATGAATATTTTTTATAATCCGGATATGGCTTCCATGGATGATTACTATGAACCTTGGACATATGACTATCAAAACCTGATTCATAGTCCAAAGGGGGATAACCTTCCTGTTGGCAGACCTCAGTCTGCGATTACAGGCGAATATATTGATAAGCCAGAGTGGGGACCGAACTGGGATGATGATCTTGCAGGCGGAAGCGAAACAGTTTCAAAGGATCCCACTGTTGAGAAATTACAAGAACACATCTCGATGCAGTACGAAAAAACGTTTATGATGTATCTGCCAAGGATATGTGAACACTGCCTTAACCCGTCATGTGTAGCATCCTGTCCATCAGGTGCACTGTACAAGCGGGATGAAGACGGTATTGTGCTTGTGGATCAGGAGGCATGCCGCGGCTGGCGTTTCTGTATGAGCGGATGCCCTTATCATAAAGTTTATTATAACTGGAATACACATAAAGCTGAAAAATGTAATTTCTGTTATCCACGTACAGAGGCCGGTCTTCCAACGATTTGTTCTGAAACATGTGTTGGTCGTATCCGATACATTGGAGTTGTTCTATATGATGCGGATAAGGTAAAAGACGCTGCATCTGTAGAAGATCCGCAAGATCTTTATGAAGCACAACTTTCCGTATTCCAGGATCCATTCGACCCTGAAGTGATTAAAGAGGCGAAGAAAGCAGGAATCAATGATGAATGGATTGAAAGTGCACAGAATTCACCCGTTTATAAAATGGCATTAAAATGGAAAATCGCATTGCCATTGCACCCTGAATACCGTACATTACCAATGGTTTGGTATGTTCCGCCACTAAGCCCGATTATGAATCATATTACCAATGAGGACGAACTTGATACAGATGGCTATATTCCGGCTGTAAACCAGATGCGGATTCCAGTCCAATATCTCGCATCGATCCTGGCGGCGGACGATACAGATGTAATCCGAAAAGTATTACTAAAACTGACAGCAATGCGCGTTCACATGCGTGGAAAAACAGTTGGCGGCATTGACGAGTTTAGGCAAAGTGAACTGCTGAATGAGGCTAATACGACACCGGAGGAAATTGAAGATATGGCCCGTTTACTGGGAATCGCCAAGTATAATGAGCGCTTCGTTATCCCTACAGGACGCAGAGAAATGGATGGCGATGCATTGTATTACGAACAAGGCGCTTGCAGTTTGGAGGATCTTGCCCCCCCTGAAGGAGTGGTAACATATCCATTCGGAAAGGGTGTCAGACAATGA